TTCGTCCATCGCCTGGCGCGGCTGGAACGGCCCGGGATGCAGCGCCGCGACCGGCACATGCCGCACGCCCTCGCCCATGGCCGCCTGCCCGGCCGCCGCGACGGTGCCCGGCCCGAGCAGCTCCGCCAGCCCCTTGCCGAGCCGGCGCGGCGTCTCCCGCGCGCTCATACGCCAGCCTCCACCGGCTTCTGCCGCTGCAGGAATTCAGCCGCGAGCGCCACATAGGCCTGCGCGCCGACCGAGCGGAAATCGTAGAGCAGCACCGGCTTGCCATGACTCGGCGATTCGGTGATGCGGATATTGCGCGGGATCACGGTGTCGAACACGCGGCCGCCGAAATAGGCGCGCACGTCGTCCGACACGGCCTGGGCGAGATTGTTGCGTCGGTCCAGCATGGTCAGCACCACCCCCTCCAGCGCCAGGCCCGGATTGAGCGAGTGGCGCACCAGATCGATCGTCCGCATCAGCTGGCTGATTCCCTCCAGCGCGAAGAACTCGCATTGCAGCGGGATCAGCACCGAGGAGGCGGCCACCAGCGCATTCAGCGTCAGCAGGCCGAGGCCGGGCGGACAGTCGATGAACACATAGCCGAACTGCCCGGCCAACCCTGGCTCGCCCAGCGCGCGCCGCACCAGATGTTCCCGCCCCTCGGCGCCGGCGAACTCGATATCGGCGCCGATCAGGTCCTCGGTCGCGGGAATGATCAGCAGGCCCGGCACCTCGGTCGGCAGCACGAGGCTGGCCGCCGGCGCCTCGCCGGTCATCAGCGCGTAGCTGCCGATCCCGCGCTCGTCGGTGCCAATGCCGAAACCGGTGCTGGCATTGCCCTGCGGGTCCAGATCGATCAGCAGCACGCGCTCACCCGTCGCGGCCAGCGCCGTCGCGAGATTGATCGCGGTGGTGGTCTTGCCCACCCCGCCTTTCTGGTTGGCGATCGCGATGATCTTAGGCTGCACGGCGTAACTCGCTGATCCGGAGAATCGCGGCGCCCGCATCCGTCTGGCTGGGGAACCGCTCCGCCCTCATCTGCCAGCCCTCGGCGGCCGCGGTCAATTCGGCATCGGCGCCACGCCCCTTGAGGAACAGGCAAACCCCGCCGGGGGCCAGCAGCGGCGCCGCATAGCCGAACAGCACGGGCAAAGCCGCCAGGGCACGCGCCGTCACCAGCGGCGAGGGCTCGAGCCGGGCCTGCTCGATTCGCACCGACAGCACGGTGGCGTTCAGTTTCAGCTCGGCGATCGCGGTTTGCAGGAATGCGGCCTTGCGCCGGTCGGATTCGATCAGGGTGAAACCGATCTCCGGCCGGGCGATCGCCAGCACCAGCCCGGGCAATCCGCCGCCTGAGCCGAGATCCGCGGCGCGGAAGGCGCCCTGCGGGACGAGCGGCAGCATCTGGAGCGAATCGAGAATGTGCCGGCTCCAGATTTCGGCAGGGGCGGCATCCTTGCGCGAGACCAGATTGATTCGCGCGGTCCAGCGAAGAATCAGCGCCGCGAAGGCTTCGAGCCGCGACAATGTTTCACGTGAAACAAGCGCCTCGATCCGCTCCCGTGTTTCACGTGAAACATCGCCCGCCGACGCGCCGCCCCCGCCGCTCATGCCGCGAGCGGCCGCGGCCGGCGGAGGGCGGCGAACAGCGCGCCCAGGGCCGCCGGCGTCATGCCCTCAAGCCGCCCGGCGACCCCCAGCGTCTCCGGGCGGACCCGTTCGAGCCGGGCGCGGATCTCCGCCGACAATCCGCCGACCACGGAAAAATCGAAATCCGGCGGAATCAGCACGGCGTCATCCTTGGCCCGCGCGCGGATCTCGCTTTCCTGCCGGGTCAGATATCCCTCGTAGAGCCGGTCCGCCGCGACGATCGCCGCCGCCTGTTCGCTCCCGGCTCCACCGTCGCGAACCGTGGCAACCGCTGCCGCCAGCGCCGCGAACGCCGCCTGCCGCGCCGGGCCCACACATCCCCAGTCCAGCCCGCGTGGCGTCAGCCGCAGATCGGCATTGTCCGCCCGCAGGCTCAACCGATGCTCCGCCCGCGAGGTGAACATCCGGTACGGCTCGCTGACCCCCCGCGTGACCAGATCATCCACCAGCACGCCGATATACCCCTCGTGCCGGCGCACCGTGACCATCGACCGTCCGGCCGCGACCAGCGCCGCGTTCACCCCGGCCAGCAGCCCCTGCGCGCCGGCTTCCTCATACCCGGTGGTGCCGTTGATCTGCCCGGCCAGGAACAGGCCCGGCACCTTCTTCAGCGCCAGCGCATGGGTGAGCTCGCGCGGGTCGACATAATCATATTCCACCGCATAGCCCGGCCGCAGCAGCACGGCGCGGGAAAGCCCCGGCATTGTGCGGATGAACGCTTCCTGCACCTCTTCCGGCAGACTGGTCGAAATCCCGTTCGGATAGACCGTTTCGTCCTCCAGCCCCTCCGGCTCCAGAAACACCTGATGCCGCGGCCGCTCGGCGAAGCGCACCACCTTGTCCTCGATCGAGGGACAATACCGCGGCCCCGCGCCGTCGATCCGCCCGCCATACACCGCCGAGCGGTGCAGGTTGGCGTTGATGATCGCATGGGTCTCCGGCGTCGTCTCGCTGATCCGGCAGGAGATCTGCGGGTTGGCGATCCGCCCGGTCAGCAGGCTGAACGGCGCGGGCTCCGCCTCGCCCCGGTCCTCCGGCAGCGCCTCCCAGTCGATCGAGCGCCGGTCCAGCCGCGCCGGCGTGCCGGTCTTGAGCCGGCCGAGCGCCAGGCCCAGCCCGCGCAGCCGCGCCGACAGCGCGTTCGACGCCGCATCGCCAACCCGCCCGCCTTCCTCCGTGCGCTCCCCAAAATGCAGCACGCCGCGCAGAAAGGTCCCGGTGGTCAGCACCGCCGCCCGGCAGGCGATGCGCGCGCCCGCACCGGTGATCACCGCCGCCAGGGCGCCATCCGCCGACAGTTCGAGGTCCGCCGCCTCGCCTTCGAGGATCGTCAGCCCATCCTGCGCGGCCAGCAGCGCCTGCACCGCCGCGCGATACAGGCCCCGGTCCGCCTGCGCGCGCGGCCCCCACACGGCCGGCCCCTTGCTGCGGTTGAGCATCTTGAAATGGATGCAGGCGGCATCAGCGGCGCGGCCCATGATGCCATCCAGCGCGTCGATCTCGCGCACCAGATGCCCCTTGCCGATCCCGCCGATCGCCGGATTGCACGACATCTCGCCGATCCGGTCCCGCCGGTGGGTCAGCAGCGCAGTCCGCGCTCCCATCCGCGCCGCCGCCGCCGCCGCCTCGGTGCCGGCATGGCCGCCCCCGATCACCACAACATCGAACATATCCCGCAAGCTCGTCATGCGCGGGCCTATAGCACCATTTGCCGGATGGAAGGCTATTTGCCGATGCAGAAGCTGGAAAATACCTGGTCGAGCACGTCCTCGACGCCGATCGTCCCGGTCAGCCGGGCCAGCGCCACCGCCGCCGCCTGCATCTCCTCGGCCCGCAATTCCGGCACGTCGATGGCAAGCGCCCGGTCCAGCGCCGCCGCCACGTCGCGCAGGCAGGCGATCTGCCGGGGCCGCGGCAGCGCCGGCCCGGCGCCGCGCTCGACCAGCGCCTCCACCCGCGCGCGCAACGCGGCCAGCAGATCCGCCAGCCCCGCGCCTGTCCGGGCACTCACCGCCAGCATCGCCGCCGGTACCGCGCCGCCCAGATCCGCCTTGGTGGCGATCCGCAGCGCGGGCACATCCGCAGGCGCGTCGGGAAACGCGAAATCGGGGGCAGCACCGCAAAGGATCAAAAGATCCGCCCGGCGCGCATGGGCCTCGGCGCGGCGCACGCCCTCCGCCTCAATCGCGTCGTCCGACCGCCGCAGCCCCGCCGTGTCCACCAGCCGGACCGGAACCCCGCCAAGGTCGAGCCGCACGCCGATCGCATCGCGCGTCGTCCCCGGAATGTCGGAGACGATCGCAACCTCCTCGCCGGCAAGCGCGTTGACCAGGGTGGACTTGCCGGCATTTGGCGCGCCGAGCACGACGATCTCCACCCCCTCGCGCAGCCGCTCGGCCGCAAGCCCGGCGCCGATGGCGGCAACGATTTCGTCGCGCAGCCGCGCCATCGAAGCCAGCATCGCGGCTTCCACCTCCGCCGGCAGGTCTTCATCCGCGAAGTCGATCAGCGCCGCGAGCTGCGCCATCAGCCCGATCAGCGCCTCCCGCCAGGCCGCGACCGCGCGGCTCATCGCCCCGCCCGCGAGGTCGAGCGCGAGTTGCCGTTGCGCCTCGGTCTCGGCGTCGATCAGGTCGGCGATGCCCTCGGCCTCCAGCAGGTCGAGCCGGCTGTTGAGAAAGGCGCGGCGGGAGAACTCGCCCGGTTCCGCCGGCCGCGCGCCGAGATCGAGCAGGGCGGCGGTGATCGCCGCGCGCACCGCCCGGCCGCCATGCAGGTGGAACTCGGCATAATCCTCGCCGGTCACGCTGGCCGGGCCGGGAAACCACAACAGCAGCCCGCGGTCGATGATTCCGCGCCGCCCATCGCGAAAACTGCGCAGGCTGGCGCGGCGTGGCGCCGGCAGGCTGCCGGCCAGCGCCCCGATCACCCGCGCCACCCCCGCCCCGCTGAGGCGGAGGAGCGAAATGGCGCCGCCGACGCCGCTCGCCGGCGCGAAGATCACGTCGGGCGGAGCGAGACTCATTTCGCCGGCGCGACCTCGCCCGGCAGCATCAGCTCGGCGACCGGGCGGCCGCCCTGCACATCCTCGGTCAGGATCCGGTCCACCGCGTCGCGGTCCGGCACGCGATACCAGCGCCCCGCCGGGTAGATCACCACGGTCGGCCCGTGCTCGCAGCGGTCGAGACAGCCGGCGGCGTTGATGCGCACGCCCTGCAGGCCGAGTTCCTTCGCGCGGGCCTTCATGTAGTCGCGCAGTTTCTCCGATCCCTTGCCGCCGCAGGAGCCGCGCGGATGTCCCTCCGGGCGGTGATTGCCGCAGACGAAGACGTGATGGGCGAAATACGGAGGCTGCGCCGGAACATCATTCATGTCGTTCAGCTTTCATATCAATCTCGGGAAGAGCCCTCGCGTTCGGGCGCCGGACTGCTATCTACCGGAGCAGAAACGCTTCAGAAAGTCCGCAGCTCCATGTCCAGCACGCTCGACCGCAACACCCTCGCCGACGCCACCTCGCCCTATCTGCTCCAGCACGCCGACAATCCGGTCCACTGGCAGATGTGGTCGGACGCGACGCTGGCGGCAGCACGGGCGGCGAACAGGCTGATCCTGCTCTCGATCGGCTATGCCGCCTGCCACTGGTGCCACGTGATGGCGCATGAGAGCTTCGAGGACCCGGCGACGGCGGCGCTGATGAACCGGCTCTACGTCAACATCAAGGTCGATCGCGAGGAACGGCCGGACATCGACGGCATCTACATGACCGCGGTGCAGGCGATGGGCGAGCAGGGCGGCTGGCCGCTCACCGTGATCATGACGCCGGATGGCGCGCCGATCTTCGGCGGCACCTATTTCCCGCCCGAGCCGCGCTGGGGCCGGCCCTCGTTCCGGCAGGTGCTGGAAATGGTCGCCGATGCCTGGAAAAAGGACGGCGAGAAATTCGCCCGCAGCGGCGCCTCGCTGCTCAGGCGCATCGCCGCCCATGCCGAGCTGAAGCCCGGCGCGCCGATCGCCCCCGGCGACCTCGCGGCGGTGACCGAGCGGTTCCTCGGCATGATGGACTGGGAGGAAGGCGGGCTGCGCGGCGCGCCGAAATTCCCCAACGCGCCGATCTTCCGCTTCCTCTGGGGCGAATATGCCCGCACCGGCCGGCACGAGGCGGGCGCGGTCGTCGCGCTGATGCTCGCGCGGATGGCCCAGGGCGGCATCTGCGACCATCTCGGCGGCGGCTTCGCCCGCTACGCCACCGATGAAAGCTGGCTGGTGCCGCATTTCGAGAAGATGCTCTACGACAACGCGCAGCTGCTCGACCTGCTCGCCCTCGCCCATGCCGCCGAGCCGGACCTGCTGCTGGCCGCCCGCGCCGCCGAACTGGTCGAGTGGCTGCGGCGGGACATGCGGGCGCGGCACGACCCCGCGCCGGACGGCACCCTCGCCTTCGCCGCCTCGGAAGACGCCGATTCCGAGGGCGAGGAAGGCAAGTTCTATGTCTGGACGCGCGACGAGATCGCATCCGTGCTCGGGGCGGAGATGGCGCTGTTCGAGGATCACTACCCCTGCCCCGCCGCCGGCAACTGGGAGGGCAAGCTGATCCTCACCCGTGCCACGCACCCCGAACACCCCGAGACAGAGGCGCGCCTCGCCGCCCTGCGCGCCCGCCTGTTCGCCGCCCGCGAAGGCAGGGTCCGCCCCGGCTGGGACGACAAGATCCTGGCCGACTGGAACGGCCTCGCCATCGCCGCCCTCGCGCGGGCGAGCGCGGTCTTCGCCCGGCCTGACTGGCTCGATCTCGCCATCGCGGCGCACGGTGCCGTCACCGCCCTGCTCGGCCGCGAGGACGGGCGGTTCGACCATGCGATCCGCCGGGGCAGGATCTCGGCCTCCGGCCTGCTCGACGACCAGGCGGCGATGCTGCGCGCCACCCTGGCCCTCTACCAGGCGACCGGGCGCGCCGCCTATCTCGACCACGCGGAACGGATCGCCGCGGCGACGCTGGCCGCCTTCGGCGACGGCCAGGGCGGGCTTCATCTCACCGCCGCGGACGCGGCCGACCTGCCCGGCGGCATTCGCCCGCGCGCCTCGTTCGACAACGCGACCCCCTCCGGCGCCGGCCTGTTCGCCGAGGGGCTGGCGATCCTGCATCACCTGACCGGCAGCGCCGCGCATCGCGACGCGGCGGCAGCGCTGATCGGCGCGCATACCGGCGAGCGGCGCGCCCTTTCCGCCTTCCCCACCCTGCTCGGCGCGGCGGCGCTACTGGAGGAGGGGGCGAGCGTCGTCATCGTCGGCGATGCCGCCGATCCGCGCTTCGCCGCACTGCACCGCGCCGCCCTCGCCCATTTCGACCCGGCGATGGTGGTGCTGCCGGTGGGCGATGCCACGTCGCTGCCGGACGACCACCCGGCGCATGGCAAGAGTGCCGCCGAACCCGCCGCCTTCGTCTGCCGCGCCCAGGTCTGCTCGCTGCCGGTGAGCGACCCGGCGCTGCTGCGCGGCCAGATTTCCCAACGCGCCGGCGTGGCGTAAACCCGACCACAGGCTGACCCAGAGGCTGACAAGGACAGATCATGGCTGCGATAGACGAAACTGCGGTGCGCGCGCGCATCGGCGCCTTCCGGACGGCGGAGGGCGCGGGCATTCCCGCCGGCATGGTGGACAGCGTCGCCACCCGCGAGGGGCTGGTGCAGGTGGCGCTGATGGTGGCGAAGGCGGATGCCGCGCGGCAGGAGCCGATGCGCCGGGCGCTGGAGGCCGATCTCGCCGCGATGCCGGGCGTGCGCAACGCGACGGTGATGTTCACCGCCCCGCGCGCCGCCACCCCGCAACCACAGGCCCAAGCGCAGGAGCCGGGCACGCTGCTCGGCCAGGTGGGCTCGATCGTCGCGGTGGCTTCCGGCAAGGGCGGGGTCGGGAAATCGACCGTCGCGGTCAATCTCGCGGTGGCGCTGGCGCGGCAGGGCAAGCGCGTCGGCCTGCTCGACGCCGACATCTACGGCCCCTCGCTGCCGCGCATGCTCGGCACGAAGGGCAAACCCGAGATGGCGGGCAACAAGCTCGTGCCGATCGAGGCCTGGGGGCTGAAGGCGATCTCGATCGGCCATGTCGTCGAGGAGGAAACCGCGATGGTCTGGCGCGGGCCGATGGTGCTCAACGCGCTGACCCAGCTGATGACGCAGGTGGCCTGGCCCGAGCTGGATGTCATGGTGCTCGACCTGCCGCCCGGCACCGGCGACGTGCAGCTCACCCTCGCCCAGCGGCTGAAACTCGCCGGCGCGGTGATCGTCTCCACCCCGCAGGACATCTCGCTGCTCGATGCGCGGCGCGGCATCTCGATGTTCCGCCAGGTGCGGGTGCCGATCCTCGGCGTGGTCGAGAACATGAGCTTCTTCTGCTGCCCGAATTGCGGCACGCGGACCGATATTTTCGGCCATGGCGGCGCCGAGGCCGAAGCGCAGCGGCTCGGCGTGCCCTTCCTCGGCGCGGTGCCGCTGCTGGCACCGATCCGCGAGACCTCGGATGCCGGCACGCCGATCGCCGCCAGCGCGCCGGAAAGCGAGGCCGGGCGCGCCTTCGCCGCGGTGGCCACGGCGGTGGCGGCGGGGCTCGACGGCGCCGGGCCGGCGCGCGGGCCGCGCATCGTCATCGAATGAGACGATGGCCCAGCTCGGCTTCTACCACCTGACGCGCACCGGGCTGGAGGCCGCCCTGCCCGCCCTGCTCGCCCGCACCCTCGCCGCCGGCGCGCGGGCGGTGGTGCGCGGCACCGATCCCGCCCGGATCGAGGCGCTGGACGCCGCCCTCTGGCTCGCGCCGGGGGTGGACTGGCTGCCGCACGGCACCGCCGCGATGGGTCATGGCCCCGACCAGCCGGTCTGGCTCACCACCGGCGACGACGTGCCGAACGACGCGCGGTTCCTGTTCCTGGTGGATGGCGCGACGGCGGATCTCGCCCGCTTCGAGCGGGTGTTCGACCTGTTCGACGGCAACGACCCCGATGCGGTGGCCGCCGCGCGCGCCCGCTGGAAGGCCGCGCGCGCCGCCGGCCACGCGCTGACCTACTGGCAGCAGGGCGAGACCGGCTGGATCAGGCAGGCGGAAGTCGCGCCGGAAACCTCGCGTTAAGGCTTTCATGCGAATCTCGCGGCGAAAGACCAAGAGGGTCCGCCGCCGATGGATTCACACGCCAGAGACATGTTCGACGAAGGCAACGCCGCCTTCAACGCCGGCCGGTACGACGATGCGGCGGCGGCCTTCGCGTCCTGCCTCGCGCGCGAGCCGGACCGGGTGGAGGCGCTGTACAATCGCGGCAACGCGTTGCAGAAGGCTGGCCGGCTGATCGAGTCGGTGGAGAGCTATCTGACCTGCGTGCGCATGGCCCCCGATTTCGCCCCCGTCTATTGCGCCCTGGCGGAAGCCCTGCGCGGCCTCCGCATGTTCGGCGACGCCAAGGCCATGGCGCAGGAGGCCGCAGCGCGGATGCCCCGCGATGTCGACACGCTGATCTGCCTCGCCGGCAAGCATTTCGATCTCGGCGAATTCCCCGAGGCGGCGCGGTTCTATGGCGAGGCGCTGGCGCTCGATCCCCTGCATGCGGGCGTGCTCAACAATCTGGCGAACGCGCTGCACTGCGTCGGCCAGGTCGACGCCGCGCTGGTGATGCACGAGCGCTGCTACCGGCTGGAGCCCGACAACCCGACCTGGCGCTACAACCGCGCGCTCGCGATGCTGGCGGCGGGCGATTTCAAACGCGGCTGGGCCGAGCATGAATGGCGCCGGCGCGAGCCGGTGGCCCCGCAGGCCGGGCCGCTCTGGCGCGGCGAGGATCCCGCCGGCCGCCGCATCCTGCTGGTGGCCGAACAAGGGCTGGGCGACACGCTGCAATTCGTCCGCTACGCGCCGCTGGTCGCCGCGCGGGGCGCCACGGTCGTGCTCGAAGCCCAGCCGGGGCTGGAGCGGCTGCTGCGCTCGGTGCCCGGCGTTGCCGAGGTGGTTCCGCGCGGCGCCAGCGCGCCCACCGACATGCACTGCCTGCTGATGAGCCTGCCCTGGCTGTTCGGCACCACGGTACAGACCATCCCGGCGACCTTGCCCTATCTCGCCCCGCCGGACGCGCTGCGGACCGCCTGGGCGACCCGGGTCGGCGACGAGCCGCGCCTGCGCGTCGGGCTGGTCTGGGCCGGCGGAGCGCGCCCCGACGATATCGACTGCGAGGTCATCGACCGCAGGCGCTCGATCGGCAATCCCGCCCTGCTGTCGCGCCTCGCCGAGGTGCCGGGGGTGCGGTTCTACAACCTGCAAAAGGACCGCGCCGGGTTGCCCGCGGAGCTCGACGCGGTCGACCTGATGGGTGGGGTCGCGGATTTCGCGGATACCGCGGCGCTGGTCGCGCAGCTCGACCTGGTGATCGCGGTCGATACCTCCGTGGCCCATCTTGCCGGCGCGATGGGCAAGCCGGTCTGGATGCTGTCCCGCCGGGACGGCTGCTGGCGCTGGATGCAGGATCGCGAGGATACCCCCTGGTACCCGACGATGCGGATCTATCGCCAGCGCACGCAGGGCGACTGGACCGAGGTGCTCGGCCGGGTGGCGACGGATCTGCGGGCCCTCGCGGCAGCGCACCAGCCGCGCCGCGCGGCACCCGCCGCACCCGCAGATCCGGCAACCGCCCCGGCAACCGCCCCCGCAGCGCCGCGCACGGCCAAGATAACCGGCGCCGGCAACGGGCCGATCCTGCGGGGGCCCGCACGAATTCCGGCCTGATTGACCGTCAGGCGGCGCTGCCGGCGGCCCAGCCGCTCGCCCAGGCCCACTGGAAATTGTAACCGCCGAGCCAGCCGGTGACATCCACCGCCTCGCCGACCACGAAAAGGCCGGGCACGCCCGTCGCCGCCAGGGTCCGCTGCGACAGGCCGGCCGTGTCCACCCCGCCGGCGGTGACCTCGGCCTTCACATAGCCTTCCGTTCCCGCGGGAACGATCCGCCAGGACTTGAGCCGGGCGCCGAGGTCGAGCAGCGCGCGGTCGGCGATGGCCGCGACCGGGCCGGGAGGCAGCGCGGCGGGCATGAACGCATCCGCCATGCGCTGCGGCATCACCCCGCCGAGCAGCGTGCGCAGCGCGGATTTCGGCGCCTCGCGCTTGCGGCGGAGCAGAAAATCCGGGCCTTGGTCGGGCAGCAGATCGATCCCCACCGTCATCCCCTCGCGCCAGGCGGTCGAGACTTGCAGGATCGCGGGGCCGGACAGGCCGCGATGGGTGAACAGCATCGCCTCGCGGAAGCGGGCACGGCCGCAGGCGGCGACGACCGGTTGCGACACGCCGGCCAGCGGGGTGGCGCGGGCGCGTTCCTCCCCCTCCAGCACGAAGGGCACCAGCGCCGGGCGCGGGGCGACGATGCGAAGGCCGAAGCGGGCGGCGAGGTCGTGGGCGAAGCCGGTCGCGCCGAGTTTCGGGATCGACAGGCCGCCGGTCGCGAGGATCAGCGATCCGGCGGCGAACGGGCCGGCCGAGGTGTCGAGGCGGAAGTCGGGCCCGCCGCCGACCTCGGTGATGGTGCAGAGCGTGCGGATTTCCACGCCGGCGGCCGCGCATTCGGCGAGCAGCATGGCGACGATGGCGCGGGCCGGCCCATCGCAGAACAGCTGGCCGAGCGTCTTCTCGTGCCAGGCGATGCGGTGCGCCTCGACCATGGCGAGAAAGTCGCGCGGCGAAAACCCGGCGAGCGCCGAGGCGCAGAACCGCCGGTTCTCCGAGAAGAAGCGGTCCGGCGCGGTATGGATGTTCGTGAAGTTGCAGCGCCCGCCGCCCGAAATCAGGATCTTGCGGCCCGCTTCCGGCGCATGGTCGAGCACCAGCACGCGGCGGCCGCGCCGCCCGGCGGCGATGGCGGCCATCAGCCCGGCGGCCCCAGCGCCCAGAATGATCACGTCGAACTGCCGCATTCCCGCTCCCAGGGCACCAACCGAAGCGCCCGCCTTAAAGCAGGATGGCGAAAGAGCAAAAATTTGAAACGCTTAATTTGCCGGAGGAAAAATTAAGCGTTACTTTCATCGGATGATGAACATCACGCTTCGGCAGATGCGCGCCGTCGCCGCACTCGGCCGCCACGGTTCGGTGACGCGGGCGGCGGGCGACCTGCATGTGTCCCCGCCGGCGGTAACGCTGCAGATCAAGGCGATCGAGGACCAGCTCGGCGTGCCTCTGGTCGAGCGCTCGACCGGCGGCATGGCGCTGACCGCGGCGGGGCGGATCGTCGCCGAGTCGGCCGCGCGGATCGAGGCGGTGCTGCGCGAGACCGAGGCCGGCATCGCGGCGTTGAGCGGGGCGGAGCGCGGGGCCGTGCATGTCGGCATCATCAGCACGGCGAAATACTACGCGCCGCGCGCCCTCGCCGCCTTCGCCGCCGCGCATCCGGGGATCGAGCTCAAGCTGACGGTCGGCAATCGCGACGAGATCATCGCCGGCCTCGCGCAGCATGACGTCGATCTCGCGATCATGGGCCGGCCGCCGACCGACATGAAGGTGATCGCCGACCTGATCGGCGACCATCCGCACGTGGTGATCGCCCCACCGGGCCACCGCCTCGCGGGGCGGCGCGACATTCCGCCGGCGGAACTGAACGACGAGGTGCTGCTGGTGCGCGAGGCCGGCAGCGGCACGCGCCGGCTGATGGAGGATTACGCCGCCGCCGCCGGCATTTCGCCGCGCATCGGCATGCAGATCGGCAGCAACGAGACGATCAAGCAGGCCGTCATGGCCGGGCTCGGCATCGCGTTCCTCTCGGCGCACACCGTCGACGCCGAGCTGCGCGACGGCCGGCTGGCGCGGCTCGACATCCGGGGCACGCCGGTGGTGCGGCAGTGGTATGCGGTGCATCTCGCGGAACGGACGACGATGCCCGCCTCGGCCACGCTGCTCGGCTTCCTGCGGGAGAACGGCGCCGCGTTCATGCCCGGCACCGGGGCGGCCGCAAACAGCGGGTGAGCGGACGCAATTGATGCCGGCCCGAACTTCGGTCATGGTCCGCGCCGCATGAACACGGTTCCCTATTTCGCCCATCCGGGCATTGCGACACTCGCCCTGCCGCGCCATCTCGCGCTGTTCGCCGGCCTCGCGCTGTTTTCAGGCTTCGTCGTGCGGCTGATGATCGCCATCGGCGTTCCCGACCGGCCGGACGCCCGCAAGGCGCACACCAGGGTGATGCCGAAATCCGGCGGCGTCGGCATCGTCGGCGCCTTCATGCTCGGCATCCTGCTGCTGTACCGCTACGGCCATGTCTCGCGCCTCGCGGCTCCGGTGTTTCTCGGGGTGATCGCGGCGGCCGCGCTCATCGCGGCCGTTTCGCTGCTCGACGACCTGAAGGATTTTCCCTTCGCGGTGAAGCTGGGGGCGCAGTGCGTCGCCGCCGTGGTCGCGGTGGGATCGGGGATTTCGGCGGTGCGGTTCGACCTGCCGCTGATCGGTGGGGTGGCGCTTGGCGCGGCGGGGCCGGTGCTCTCGGTCGGCTGGATCCTGTTCGTCACCAATGCGATGAACTTCATCGACGGGCTGGACGGTCTCGCGGCCGGCACGACGCTGGTCACCTGCCTGTTCCTCGCCGGCATCGCCGGGCTGCATGGCGGCTTCTTCGTCTACACCACGGCCCTGCTGCTGGCCGGCGGCGTGGCCGGGTTCCTGCCGTTCAACTGGCCGCGCGCGCGGATTTTCATGGGCGATGTCGGCAGCCAGTTCTGCGGTTTCATGCTGGCGGTGCTGGGGCTCGCGGCG
This genomic interval from Acidiphilium multivorum AIU301 contains the following:
- a CDS encoding Mrp/NBP35 family ATP-binding protein; protein product: MAAIDETAVRARIGAFRTAEGAGIPAGMVDSVATREGLVQVALMVAKADAARQEPMRRALEADLAAMPGVRNATVMFTAPRAATPQPQAQAQEPGTLLGQVGSIVAVASGKGGVGKSTVAVNLAVALARQGKRVGLLDADIYGPSLPRMLGTKGKPEMAGNKLVPIEAWGLKAISIGHVVEEETAMVWRGPMVLNALTQLMTQVAWPELDVMVLDLPPGTGDVQLTLAQRLKLAGAVIVSTPQDISLLDARRGISMFRQVRVPILGVVENMSFFCCPNCGTRTDIFGHGGAEAEAQRLGVPFLGAVPLLAPIRETSDAGTPIAASAPESEAGRAFAAVATAVAAGLDGAGPARGPRIVIE
- a CDS encoding DNA polymerase III subunit chi, coding for MAQLGFYHLTRTGLEAALPALLARTLAAGARAVVRGTDPARIEALDAALWLAPGVDWLPHGTAAMGHGPDQPVWLTTGDDVPNDARFLFLVDGATADLARFERVFDLFDGNDPDAVAAARARWKAARAAGHALTYWQQGETGWIRQAEVAPETSR
- a CDS encoding tetratricopeptide repeat protein — protein: MDSHARDMFDEGNAAFNAGRYDDAAAAFASCLAREPDRVEALYNRGNALQKAGRLIESVESYLTCVRMAPDFAPVYCALAEALRGLRMFGDAKAMAQEAAARMPRDVDTLICLAGKHFDLGEFPEAARFYGEALALDPLHAGVLNNLANALHCVGQVDAALVMHERCYRLEPDNPTWRYNRALAMLAAGDFKRGWAEHEWRRREPVAPQAGPLWRGEDPAGRRILLVAEQGLGDTLQFVRYAPLVAARGATVVLEAQPGLERLLRSVPGVAEVVPRGASAPTDMHCLLMSLPWLFGTTVQTIPATLPYLAPPDALRTAWATRVGDEPRLRVGLVWAGGARPDDIDCEVIDRRRSIGNPALLSRLAEVPGVRFYNLQKDRAGLPAELDAVDLMGGVADFADTAALVAQLDLVIAVDTSVAHLAGAMGKPVWMLSRRDGCWRWMQDREDTPWYPTMRIYRQRTQGDWTEVLGRVATDLRALAAAHQPRRAAPAAPADPATAPATAPAAPRTAKITGAGNGPILRGPARIPA
- a CDS encoding BaiN/RdsA family NAD(P)/FAD-dependent oxidoreductase, with the translated sequence MRQFDVIILGAGAAGLMAAIAAGRRGRRVLVLDHAPEAGRKILISGGGRCNFTNIHTAPDRFFSENRRFCASALAGFSPRDFLAMVEAHRIAWHEKTLGQLFCDGPARAIVAMLLAECAAAGVEIRTLCTITEVGGGPDFRLDTSAGPFAAGSLILATGGLSIPKLGATGFAHDLAARFGLRIVAPRPALVPFVLEGEERARATPLAGVSQPVVAACGRARFREAMLFTHRGLSGPAILQVSTAWREGMTVGIDLLPDQGPDFLLRRKREAPKSALRTLLGGVMPQRMADAFMPAALPPGPVAAIADRALLDLGARLKSWRIVPAGTEGYVKAEVTAGGVDTAGLSQRTLAATGVPGLFVVGEAVDVTGWLGGYNFQWAWASGWAAGSAA
- a CDS encoding LysR family transcriptional regulator encodes the protein MNITLRQMRAVAALGRHGSVTRAAGDLHVSPPAVTLQIKAIEDQLGVPLVERSTGGMALTAAGRIVAESAARIEAVLRETEAGIAALSGAERGAVHVGIISTAKYYAPRALAAFAAAHPGIELKLTVGNRDEIIAGLAQHDVDLAIMGRPPTDMKVIADLIGDHPHVVIAPPGHRLAGRRDIPPAELNDEVLLVREAGSGTRRLMEDYAAAAGISPRIGMQIGSNETIKQAVMAGLGIAFLSAHTVDAELRDGRLARLDIRGTPVVRQWYAVHLAERTTMPASATLLGFLRENGAAFMPGTGAAANSG
- a CDS encoding MraY family glycosyltransferase, which encodes MNTVPYFAHPGIATLALPRHLALFAGLALFSGFVVRLMIAIGVPDRPDARKAHTRVMPKSGGVGIVGAFMLGILLLYRYGHVSRLAAPVFLGVIAAAALIAAVSLLDDLKDFPFAVKLGAQCVAAVVAVGSGISAVRFDLPLIGGVALGAAGPVLSVGWILFVTNAMNFIDGLDGLAAGTTLVTCLFLAGIAGLHGGFFVYTTALLLAGGVAGFLPFNWPRARIFMGDVGSQFCGFMLAVLGLAATHYQHVPLSFLVVPLLLSGVLLDVSFTLARRALAGRNLARAHRGHLYQVAHRAGVDPRIVAVVYWGFAAFGGVVVIGFLNAATAWKPLVVFAPLLPFALWAGFVIRRARAVNLGDWG